Genomic segment of Vulpes vulpes isolate BD-2025 chromosome 16, VulVul3, whole genome shotgun sequence:
GACTTTAGACTCATGGGACTGATTTGTAGATGacaatattttgcatttaatcACAGATTCAAGGGCCACCTGAAGCTCATGGTTGAGGATGGATTTGGATGAGCCAAAGACATGGGAAGGGCCCTTGAGGCCACCCACCATTAGTCAGGTGCTGATGAGTCTGGGTACATGAGGCTTCTGAAACCTAAGCAGGGCCTGTCAGGCTTCCCCCAGCTGACCTGGGGTTTAGCTTACTGACTGAGATTCCTAATTTCCTGCTAGTATGAGGGGAAGGGCATGAGCAGGACTATTGACCTCCTGTCTGCTGCTGTCACAGACCTCAGCAGGGGCAGGACAACTTCACTGGCCACTGATCAGCCCAATGCTTTGGAAAAGCTTCCAACTCATGTAGGTTGTGGCATCACGGGGCACCTAACAGCTTGCTCCCCTCTCAGTGCAGCACGTGAACGTGTGTGTCTCCTCACCTCTGAACCCATAGGCTTCCCAGAACTCCTGACCCACTGTGGTGGGCAGTCATGGGGTCTCCACAAACAACCGCCCCCAGACTAGAAGAGACAGGCAGGTGGTTAGGGTGCGGTTGTCCTGAGTAGCACGGAGGGTGGAAGGGCTTCCCTTGGCGAGGACTGCAAAGTCTTAACTGGTGGGGAGGTGCAATGAAGGAGGTGAAGGCACCAATTCTGCAGGattccggggggcggggggtggagagATCATGCTGCAGGGAAGCAGACGATGATGCTGGGCTTGGAGGCACtgtggggtgcagggtggggaaGGCCGCAGGACTCCAGTCAGGGAGTGGGGTGCAGAGGCGGAGCAGCCGAGAGCCCAATCGGGAGCCCTGCCTTCAGGGAGGAGAGGCCAAGGCTGAGAGCCACGGGTGAGGCGGGCAGGGCGGCCTCTCCGGCCCCCGGATGCTGGCACAGCAGCCTCAGGAAGGAGCAGTGTTTCTGCCATTGAGAGAGGACACCACACACTCATGACGGAAGGGAGCCCTGGATTTCACTCTGGTTACACTTACCTCGGGGCTCGAGCACCAGTGGAAGCAGGCAAATGAGTGTCAGAGGTGGCTCTCTGAACTCCACTCTCAttcattcttctacatttttcttcCAGACATTCCGCAGAAGAAACAACACCCCGCAGGTAGGGACAATCTCTTCTGtgctgggtggttttttttttttaagattttatttattcatgagagacacagagaggcagagacacaggcagagggagaagcaggctcccagtggggagcccgatgtgggcctcgatcccaggaccccaggattgcgacctgagctgaaggcagacgctcaaccactgagccacgcaagcGCCCCTGTGCCGGGTGTTATTATCCATAGAGTTTCTCTGGCACCTTAAGAATGCTCGTACACCGAGCCAACAGTATCAACTTATCGTGGACCCAcaatgtttatttacttattgtttatttacttattgtggACACAACAATTTTAAAGGTGTTAGGTGAACACaccttttaaaatctctaaaagtAAGAAATTGCTCAAGTCAGGAAGAACAGCTTCCCGGGAACCCACGCCCTTCCCggggaagaaaatgaacaatttgTACAGGGTTACAGCCTTTCTTACATCTTGTAAAAGCTCTAATGATTATAGATTCGCAGGCCGGCAGACAGGGATGCAGGGCCTAGGAGCATTGATTGACATCTCAAGGACAGGATGGTTCCCTTGGGGCCGCTCATTCACGAAGCAGGTGCATGACCCATGAGCGTGCCgggccctgagtcaggcttttGGTTCGAACAAAGTTTACACGCGGTCCTGTTGATCCTTAAATGGCTTCTGTAGTATATCAGGCCTTCAGAGAGTTTTTCTGGCATCATTCTGCTTGTGAAGAACTTCGGACGAAGAAACAAGACAGCAAAAGCAGAAAGCACAGTGGCATGGCATGGCAAGCATTTCTCCCCTCGACGGCGGGGTGCGGACAACAGGACTGTCGGGCTGTGGACCGAAATGAGGATAGAGCCTCTCTTTCCCCTCCACTCTAAATCTTTCCCCGGCTTCCCATGATATAGTTCACTACTGTATTGGGGGGTAGGAGGAGACTCCTCCTTTCCCTTCATATGATCCTTCTTTATTCAGGACACCTCAATTCAAGgattctattttaagaaaaaaaattgtaataatgaTGCAACAAGATTTTGGCATGCAGATATCATTGTACCACTgtgcataataaaaaaaaaaatgaagtcatctAAATGTCCCTGAAAGAGGAGGGCAGCTACTGTACCACTTGTGGCTTTTCCTCTTTGGACTCCTTTCTCCACTCACGTACTCCGTAGCATCCCCAGCTCAGACCTGCAACCCGCACAGGCAAAGGCACGTGACCCAGTCCTGACCACTCAGAGTGGGCCCTGGAGGCCTGCCCTGCTCCTTTCCCCGGCTGAAGGGGGTGCAGCGGGGTGTGGAGGAGTTGGGGGGCGTGCCTCTTGTCTGAAGCTCGTGCAGGCCTGTCtgagaaatggaaagacaaatgCCTGGTGACATCATTTTTACTCTCTGGGTCCAGATGCACCTGCAGGCCGCTGGATCCCTAAGCTTTTTAAGCCCATGAGTcaataaattcccttttttgTGTAGGCCAGTTAGCCTTACTTTTGGTCACTTAAAACAGAGAATGATGACTAACATATGTCTACTTTAAAAGAtcatatatagggatccctgggtggctcggcggtttggcgcctcctttggcccagggcttgatcctggagtctgggaatcaagtcctgcctcgggctccctgcagggagcctgcttctccctctgctgtgtctctgcctctgtctctcatgaataaatgaataaaatctttagaaaaaaattaaaaaataaaagatcgtATATATAATCAAGAGACTattttgtggggatccctgggtggctcagcagtttggtgcctgcctttgatccagggtgtgatcctggagccccgggatcaagtcccacgtcaggcttcctgcatggagcctgcttctccctctgcctgtgtctctgcctctctctctctctgtctctgtctctcatggataaataagtaaaatcttaaaaaaaaaaaaaaaaaaagagagagactattTTGCAACattaaaaaagtctaaaaatgaagtgaaatataGAATGGTTGGAAAATATCACTAAGTGAAAACAGCAAAATGGGAAGTTCTAGAAGGAATGGAgaatgagagggacagagaaaactctaggcctcaggaaaaaaatctatcatgTATCACAGCCTCGAGGGAGGGTCTCCATTGGGCAGTCTCATGACACGTCAGCAAGGCTGGCTCTCTGACACCCCAAAGCAAAAGAAGCACGGGGTAGAAATTCTACGCCAAACTGCCAACAGGAGCCACCCTTGATTGCTGCCTTATATCTAACCCCTGTGTCTGACttgcatgaattttaaaaagttgcattGAGTATCCATGCATGGCTTTCAGAATAGCAGCTGAGATGTAAGAAAGGAGTTCACAGGAAGACAGGTGACCCGGGAAGCCTGGAGAGGACATCCTAAGTTGCTCTGAACTTGGGGGGAGAAAAGGCCCCTGGGCCTCTCTCCTTCTGATGGAATCTGGTCGAGCAGGTTCCAGTGACATCTTTTTGTATGCAAACCCCAGAGAACTACTGGGCGTCCCTagagatgggggaggaagggagcagaGCACTGGAGGCCCCTCACCTTGGGGACCCTCCTGGCTCATCCTCTGCATGTATTATAGCGCCCACACCGATCCACACATGCTTCCTGCGGACCTAGTGGGAGAGGGAGTGACGGGGACACGGGAGAGGCAGTGGGAATggggtgccccctgcccccagcagagggagagggaacaaaAGGAAGCAGGCTGGCGAGGGGAGGCAGGACGGATTGACCTCACCATGCTCACTGGCTCGCAGCGCCCTCAGGACCCAGTGGGCCCTCCCGGTTGCTAACACTCTGGGTATCGCCTCTGCCCACAACCCAGCCTGCCCCTACCCTGTCCCCTTCTTTCTGCCCCGTGGCCTGTGGGCCCCACCTGCCCTCATCCTCTCCTGTCACCTGCGATCCTGCCTTGCCatgcctgcccacctgcctgggggcaggggggatgaGGGGGCAAGGCAGAGACCCCGTGGCTCCACCTAAGATGAGCttctgggaaagaaataaaaagaaaaaaaaggaaaaaaaagagaataaaaaataaaataaaataaaaaaaatgagctcCTGGGCCTTTGTTCTTGCAACAGTTtctgtaaagaaacaaaaacagcgGTCAGAGgagggcttgggggtgggggggaggtcgggcttcctggctctgccaccccCTAGCTtcttcctggctctgccaccccCTAGCTTCGAGAACTTGGTTGAGTTACCTATGCTCCCTGTCTGAGTCAGCGGGGGCTGTCCTAGCAGAACAGCACAGGCGAGGGGGCCTTAAATAATGGGACTATGTGCTCCCCTGGTTCTGGAGGCCCTGGCCCATTGGGTTTCTGGCGAGACCTCCCTCCTGGtcgcagatggccaccttctcgcCGTGTCCTCGCAGACCGCGCAGGCGGAGACGGGGTCTCGtgttccctcctgctctctcctaGGACCACCCCTTCCAGTGGCCTTATTCAGCCCCAGTTGCCTCCccaagcgccccccccccccccacccgtaGTCACACTGGGGCTTCAGCCTATGAAGGCTCAGAGACACATCCAGTGGCCCAGGGCCTCTTCTCTGCAGCGGGGAAGAGCCTCTTCCCAGCTCAGGGACCTCAGGGAGGCCTGCGAGGGACCAGGTCTGCCCCGACAGGCGCCCTTACCCTCCAGATGCGCCTCATGCGGTTTGGCCCCCGGGCCACCAGGAGCCCCACGTCCTCTGGAACATCCAGGCGGACTTCTCACCCACACGCGGCTCCCTTAAGGCCCTGCCCGTCAACCTTGGTGCCGGGAGCCCCCCTTAAAGCCTCCCAGCCCGCTCCAGCCTCCCGAGAGGGAGAGGCCGCCTCACCTTCTGCCGCAGGCTCTCATAGAGCTGGGCGAGTTCTGTCAGCTTCGTTTCCAGCTCCCAAGCCTGGGCCCTCAGCTCTTCTCCAAGCGTGCTGCCTGCTCCCTCTTTCAGTTGCTTCCAGTTCTTCAGGAGGGTGGTCAGGTCCCCGTGGAGGGAGAGGCCAGCCATGACACTCCCCATCAAGCGAGCACTTCTCGTCATCAGCAGCGGGGTGCCCTTGAAGGCCCTCTGCACCtgcctgctcctccgggccgagACTTGGCCAGTGGTCATGAGGCGCTTGGCAGCAGTGACCAGACGCGGGCGCTCCCTGGCTATCTGAAGGGCATGGATGGTCCTCTTGACGTCCTTGATTCTACTCCCATAATCATAGGCCATCTTCCTGACAGTCATGGCGCAGACCGCGTTCTCTACCTCAGCCCCCCGGACGTCGTGGCTGTGGGTAGGCACTAGGTTGCTGGCCTGAGCTTGGATGTCTTGATTTTCCAAGTGTTCCACAACATTGGTGAAGATGCCGGTGGTCGTGGCTGCTGTTCCCAAAACTTTACTAGCAGCAGAGAGCATCAGACTTCCTCCCGCTGTTACTGGAGCCATGGCCAGACCCAGGAAGTTCATGGCTCCTGAGGCCACCGCGATGGAGTTGGTCACCATGTTGGTCTTGATCTGCATTCTATGAGTTGCGTCAGCGTGGTCTGCAAGGGCATGGAGTTTTCTGATGTTCGCTTCCAGCTCTTCTTTGATGATGGGATACTCTTCCAAAAACCTTATTTCTTCAGCGGACAGCTCCCTATCTTGTTGCTGCATGCCCTCCCTCAGAAGGATGCCCTCCTGGTCCCTGGGGGTGAACAACATATAGCTTTCGCTTAAGCTCCCCAAAAGGCAAAGTCACATTCTTTGTCAGGCCCACTGCGGTTTCTGCATGTTCTTGCCACTCCTGCCTCTGAATCCTTCTGCATCTCCCTGACACCCCTGTGAACTCTGACCTGGTCACGGAAAGTGCCAGAGCGTTGTTGGGAGCTGCTGCTTCCGTGGAGAGAAGAACACATAAGAGGAGCTTCTGGAGGGACAGGTGGGAGAAACAGAGCCTTGGCTAAAGAGATGGAGAAGGTAGATTAGTTCCTGAGGGACACAGTCACCCTTGCGAGCGGTGGGGGAATGCTAAGTTCTGAGTCAGATAAAGAGCCTGGGACTGATGGAGGAACAGGTgtgggaaaagaaggagaaggaggagaccAGGTGGAGGGTCCTGTATTTGTAGAGGCGGGTCAGAGGAGGAGGCTCCACATTGTACAACGCAGCCTACACTCCCATGACCTTGAGTTTGGCTGCCGTGGTGGCCTTCGTTCGCCTCCATCAGGAGCTACACACCGAGAGGGCTGAAGTGAATTATCACTAATATTCTGAAGGTTCTCCTTGGTCCGGGGCCAGGTTTATTTGACCACTCAAGCAGATAGGATTGGTGCTTCGTAGAAGATGTCAGGGACAGAGGGGCCTCGGGCTCTCCTTTCCAGTATCTCACAGTACAAAGTATTAAGGCATCCTCGTCACCCTGGAGGAGTTTGGGCTTTATGGGAAAGCAGTATCGGGGAAGAGCAATCCCTCTCCTTCGGGCACATTCTTCATGCCAAAGGCCAGGGGTGCATCTCCTTCAGGGTGAACTTAGGAGGCCAGGGGATGGCAGATGCTCTGGCCCAAGGAAGAGAATCAGAACTGGAAGGAAGCCTGGCCAGGATCCAAGCTGCCACCTTTACTTTTCAGCGGAGGGAACAGAAGCCCAGGGAGGAAAGGGGACTCGCCCGAAGGAATGCGTGAGGTGGAGAAGGAGCTCAGAGCCCACCGCTACTCTGGGCTGTTTCTCTCTCATCTGTCAGCCCCTGTTAGGCACTCCTTGCTGACGTATCTATGCAGATGTCTTTTaatacctgtctctctctctcttcacacacacacacacaaaatttctCAACTGAAAAGGTGAAAAACCAAATATGCTTCCAAGGAAACCCCTGCGCATTGACAGTTAACGATTTAAGCCCAACCATCAGTTAACCAGCAGCTGTAAATCAGGTCTCAGAGCAGAAGGCAGCAGGGGGCTCGCCAGGTGAAAGGGAGATGGATGAAGGTGAGGAGTGGGGGGGCATTGCTGAGAGTCCCTAACCTTTGTGGATGCCGCAAtccagccctccctgccctgctgtgGACAGGGGAACAGGACAAGGAGGCTACAGGACAAGGAGCTGCAGAGGTGGACAACCCCACTTTGCATCCACTACTGAGTTTTGTCTTTAATGTGGTGGAGAAAGAACTGAAGTTTGGCTCCTTGAGCTTTTGAATGAACACGAAAGTCTCTGATGCTCTCGCATCCTCACGAGGCCACGACGCACCCTGGCAGGTGTCCGGTGACGGCCCTGCTCTAGGAGGCACCAGGTGTATGTGGCTCCCCTGGCTCACTCAGAGAACGTCTGTTGACTGTCCACATTCTGGTGGAAGCCAGCGGGGTGACGTCTGCTGCTTAGGGGCTCATTGGGCCTGGCTTCTTCAATGCAGTGACACTAACGGGCTCTTTTGGTGATGGGTGAGTCCTCACGGGCCTCACCTCATGAGCGGGGCAGTTTCTGGCCTTCCATGCCTATCGCCCGAAGTCGGGCACCTGACCTCACCTTCTCTCCAAAATATTCAGTGTAGGCCgtggaatacttttttttcctgtcaccCATCAGGAGGATGCCTTGAGCGTTTCAGCaggacccctcccctccccagggacaaagctccccctcccccttaccTCGAGCATCTTGTCTTTGCTTGGTTGTCCAGCGGCTCCTGTGGCCCCAAAACTGACCTCACTGTGCCCATGGGAGAATTAGAGGTGTCTTCGGGAGGCACACCACGTTCTGGTTGGACACATGGAAAACACGGTTAGTGCAGGTGCCAGGAAACCTTGTGAAATTCAAAGTCTACGGCACAATTTTAGGTTACATAAAATCCAAATAATGCGATACTGACAATATGCTAAATATTGTCAAACCTGTGCAGTTTATATTGCCATGTAGCTTCTATGCAGATCCTCTGCATGTCTACCGAGGCAAGTCCTCGACTCAATAAACTTTCATATATACACACCCAAGTAATCACCCTCATCACAACAGAGAAAAGCAGCTTTCTTTGAACCACTCGAAGTCAGTACTCGCTCCATCCCAGGGGTAACCACTCTTTACAACCATTGATCAGTTTGCCTACTCtggacttcatataaatggattaatttgTTTGGCTTCTTCCACTCAATAGAATGTGTGTGAAATTCACTCATGTTGTGGTATCactggttttaaaaatgattgctgtggagtattccattgtataaacacactgcagggtgcctgggtggctctgttggttaagcatccgactctagtttcagctcagattgtggtctcagggtcctgcatTCGAGCCCCACCTcgactctgcactcagtagggagtctgcttgtccctctccctctgctcctccctgattccccaccccccaaataaataaataaaatc
This window contains:
- the APOL6 gene encoding apolipoprotein L6 isoform X1, with product MGTVRSVLGPQEPLDNQAKTRCSRDQEGILLREGMQQQDRELSAEEIRFLEEYPIIKEELEANIRKLHALADHADATHRMQIKTNMVTNSIAVASGAMNFLGLAMAPVTAGGSLMLSAASKVLGTAATTTGIFTNVVEHLENQDIQAQASNLVPTHSHDVRGAEVENAVCAMTVRKMAYDYGSRIKDVKRTIHALQIARERPRLVTAAKRLMTTGQVSARRSRQVQRAFKGTPLLMTRSARLMGSVMAGLSLHGDLTTLLKNWKQLKEGAGSTLGEELRAQAWELETKLTELAQLYESLRQKKLLQEQRPRSSFFLFYFIFYSLFFPFFSFYFFPRSSS
- the APOL6 gene encoding apolipoprotein L6 isoform X2, whose amino-acid sequence is MLFTPRDQEGILLREGMQQQDRELSAEEIRFLEEYPIIKEELEANIRKLHALADHADATHRMQIKTNMVTNSIAVASGAMNFLGLAMAPVTAGGSLMLSAASKVLGTAATTTGIFTNVVEHLENQDIQAQASNLVPTHSHDVRGAEVENAVCAMTVRKMAYDYGSRIKDVKRTIHALQIARERPRLVTAAKRLMTTGQVSARRSRQVQRAFKGTPLLMTRSARLMGSVMAGLSLHGDLTTLLKNWKQLKEGAGSTLGEELRAQAWELETKLTELAQLYESLRQKKLLQEQRPRSSFFLFYFIFYSLFFPFFSFYFFPRSSS